In Oryza brachyantha chromosome 1, ObraRS2, whole genome shotgun sequence, the following are encoded in one genomic region:
- the LOC102707530 gene encoding hydroxyproline O-arabinosyltransferase RDN2-like, with protein sequence AARLPAAVLLLVAVGAFLISYNLVALVLRSGGGGGGGGGGAGEVAGEGTGRDPVVAMPEWMRVAGSAGGGQRRPFHVALTATDAAYSRWQCRVMYYWYRRMQARPGGAEMGGFTRVLHSGKPDGLMDEIPTFVVDPLPAGKDHGYVVLNRPWAFVQWLQKAKIEEEYILMAEPDHIFVKPLPNFARDDPAAFPFFYITPSEHENILRKYYPKERDPVTNIDPIGNSPVIIKKTLLEKIAPTWMNVSLQMKEDQETDKTFGWVLEMYAYAVASALHGVQHILRKDFMIQPPFDTKLENTFIIHFTYGCDYTLKGVLTYGKIGEWRFDKRSYQDRPPPRNLTLPPPGVPESVVTLVKMVNEASANLPGWDDGR encoded by the exons gcggcccggctgccggcggcggtgctgtTGCTGGTGGCGGTGGGGGCGTTCCTGATCTCCTACAACCTCGTGGCCTTGGTGCTccggagtggtggtggtggtggaggcggcggcggcggcgcgggggaggtGGCCGGGGAGGGGACGGGGAGGGACCCGGTGGTGGCGATGCCGGAGTGGATGCGGGTGGCGGGCTCGGCGGGCggggggcagcggcggccgttCCACGTGGCGCTCACGGCCACCGACGCGGCGTACAGCCGGTGGCAGTGCCGGGTGATGTACTACTGGTACAGGCGGATGCAGGCGCGGCCGGGGGGCGCCGAGATGGGCGGGTTCACCCGCGTGCTGCACTCCGGGAAGCCCGATGGCCTCATGGACGAGATCCCCACCTTCGTCGTCGaccccctccccgccggcaAGGACCAT GGCTATGTTGTGCTGAATCGGCCGTGGGCATTTGTACAGTGGCTGCAGAAAGCAAAGATTGAAGAAGA GTACATATTGATGGCAGAACCAGATCATATATTTGTGAAACCTTTGCCAAACTTCGCTCGTGATGATCCTGCAGCATTCCCCTTCTTTTACATTACACCATCAGAACATGAGAATATTCTCAGGAAATATTATCCTAAAGAAAGAGACCCTGTCACAAATATCGATCCTATTGGGAATTCCCCTGTAATCATTAAGAAG ACATTGCTTGAGAAGATCGCTCCTACATGGATGAATGTATCACTCCAAATGAAAGAAGATCAGGAAACAGATAAAACTTTTGGATGGGTATTGGAAAT GTATGCATATGCTGTTGCTAGTGCACTCCATGGGGTTCAACATATCCTCCGTAAAGATTTCATGATCCAG CCACCTTTTGATACCAAACTTGAGAATACATTTATCATCCACTTCACTTACGGATGTGACTATACACTCAAG GGTGTACTAACCTATGGAAAAATTGGTGAATGGAGATTTGACAAAAGATCATATCAAGATAGGCCACCACCAAGAAATCTTACATTGCCTCCTCCAGGAGTACCAGAAAGTGTG GTTACACTTGTGAAGATGGTCAACGAGGCAAGTGCAAACCTTCCAGGGTGGGATGATGGAAGATAG
- the LOC121053272 gene encoding early nodulin-like protein 1 has protein sequence MAPPATMATRPRKQKQKQKQREGGLLAALSTFVVLLVLVFLHAGGVAAAVQGLAFHVSGPRGWRVPDANTSYGWWAMNNRFHVGDSLYFKYGGGDSVLVVDREAFDGCNATEPLASFTDGATTVRLDRPGFFCFISGAPGHCEEGQKLVVRVMVHPPEDAASPARGPALPPATSQPGHGGSGSGSGARSGPPGASSGAAAVAAGAALAAATAVLVGLALLLP, from the exons atggcgccgccggcgacgatggccACACGGCCGCgcaagcagaagcagaagcagaagcagcggGAGGGTGGACTCCTCGCCGCGCTGTCGACCTTCGTCGTCCTGCTGGTGCTCGTCTTCCTCCACGCTGggggcgtcgcggcggcggtgcagggGCTGGCGTTCCACGTCAGCGGGCCGCGCGGGTGGCGCGTCCCCGACGCCAACACCAGCTACGGGTGGTGGGCGATGAACAACCGCTTCCACGTCGGCGACTCCCTCT ACTTCaagtacggcggcggcgactctgTGCTGGTCGTCGACCGCGAGGCGTTCGACGGCTGCAACGCAACGGAGCCCCTCGCCAGCTTCACCGACGGCGCCACCACCGTGCGCCTCGACCGCCCGGGGTTCTTCTGCTTCATCAGCGGCGCGCCGGGCCACTGCGAGGAGGGGCAGAAGCTCGTCGTCCGCGTCATGGTGCACCCGCCGGAGGACGCCGCGTCCCCCGCGCGCGGCCCGGccctcccgccggcgacgtctcAGCCTGGCCACGGCGGCTctggctccggctccggcgcgcGCTCCGGTCCACCCGGCGCGTCGTCCGGCGCAGCCGCggttgccgccggcgccgccctagcggcggcgacggctgtcCTCGTTGGTCTCGCCCTGCTGCTTCCGTGA
- the LOC102702619 gene encoding uncharacterized protein LOC102702619, which yields MSCAAVWVPSPCSPSHAPPGGARRQRGASSSSHLRARCAGVGDGGTAPAPAPPRRAVLHDSLEGAGVATEHARAAREGFAKQVGRLTRVEAETSIAISRGADLARAALCVAAEDDSLVSHSSVPLPVEAFISRLDDLTTGFLADGYLPPAGAPPEVFLDHLDRYLYVHKGFRRKNGSSDGRAIYLHSVLTCRFGSALMLSLIYSEILKMLRIYGLLEFNVEIFFPHDLSSVPRGYDKHKSKLGDEPHIMTSKRLLVEILKALKNTFWPFQSNQSGSLFLNAVSANQHGPGNVGDNQATPHGNISAIEMAAAKAAQHRLMRGVWTNVRFGDMRRALAACERLILLNHDPRELRDYAALLYHCGYYEDCLQYLASYQTSLAGQHLNNPLELMEDEAVNTLRARVNLILAEDGWSSRRSPATSYWTKNSEPW from the exons ATGAGCTGCGCCGCGGTGTGGGTGCCTTCCCCCTGCTCGCCATCCCACGCGCcgccgggcggcgcgcggcgccaGCGGGgtgcctcctcgtcgtcccaCCTCCGGGCCCGGTGCGCGGGCGTGGGGGACGGCggcaccgcgccggcgccggcgccgccgcggcgggcggtgCTGCACGACTCGCTGGAGGGGGCCGGGGTGGCCACCGAGCACGCCAGGGCGGCGCGGGAGGGGTTCGCGAAGCAGGTCGGGCGGCTCACGCGGGTCGAGGCCGAGACCAGCATCGCCATCAGCCGCGGCGCGgacctcgcccgcgccgcgctctgcgtcgccgccgaggacgACTCGCTCGTCTCCCACTCCTCCGTGCCGCTCCCCGTCGAGGCCTTCATCTCCCGCCTCGACGACCTCACCACCGGCTTCCTCGCCGACGGCTACCTCCCGCCCGCCGGCGCTCCGCCCGAGGTCTTCCTCGACCACCTCGACCGTTACCTCTACGTCCACAAG GGGTTCCGAAGAAAAAATGGATCGTCAGATGGGCGGGCTATATATCTACACTCG GTTTTGACATGCCGGTTTGGATCAGCTTTAATGCTTTCGTTGATATATTCTGAGATACTGAAGATGCTTCGAATATATGGTTTACTGGAATTCAATGTGGAGATTTTCTTTCCACATGATCTCAGCAGCGTTCCTAGGGGTTATGACAAACACAAAAGCAAGTTGGGTGATGAACCGCATATTATGACATCAAAGAGGCTTCTGGTTGAG ATTTTGAAAGCTCTGAAGAATACATTTTGGCCTTTCCAGTCCAACCAGTCTGGTAGCTTATTTTTGAATGCTGTTTCTGCAAACCAACATGGCCCTGGTAATGTTGGTGATAATCAAGCAACACCACATGGCAATATAAG TGCCATAGAGATGGCAGCTGCTAAAGCTGCGCAACATAGGTTGATGCGTGGAGTATGGACTAATGTCCGGTTTGGTGATATGCGGCGTGCTTTAGCAG CATGTGAACGACTCATACTACTGAACCACGATCCCCGCGAACTGAGGGATTATGCTGCCCTTCTATACCACTGCGGGTACTATGAAGACTGCCTGCAATACTTAGCATCATACCAAACTTCATTG GCTGGGCAGCATCTGAACAATCCACTGGAGCTCATGGAGGACGAAGCGGTGAACACTTTAAGAGCGCGAGTAAACCTAATTTTAGCAGAGGATGGTTGGAGCAGCCGGAGATCTCCTGCCACAAGTTACTGGACGAAGAACTCCGAGCCGTGGTAG